The window GGGCAGCGCCGGCTTCCCCAAAGCCGCCAAGCTTTTCCTGCTCAAGTGGTCCTTCTACAGGTGCGTGCTAGCTAggcgggacggggggggggggggggggggggggcggaggaggCCATACCTCCCTGGAGAGGGTGGGACCAGAGAAGGCCCCACCTTCCTGAGGTGGCCTTTTATGAAAGccgttgtggtggtggtggtgggagggtgaCACGAGAGCCCTCCGTTCTCACTGCTACACGCCCCACAGAAGCCTTGCTCCAGCCTGAGGCAGGCATGGGCGGAGGAGGGGCGGAACCTGGCCTCATGCCTCATCTCCGTTGCTATCCTCAGCTCTATGGTCATTAGGGACCTGACCCTGCGCAGCGCAGCCAGCTTCGGTTCCTTCCACCTCATCCGGCTGCTCTATGATGAATACATGTACTACCTGATCGAACACCGTGTGGCCCAGGCCAAGGGCGAAACCCCCATCGCAGTCATGGGCGAGGTGTGCAGCTGAGCGCTGGGGGTGCGGGCGGGACACCCCTTGGCGGGACcctcaccctttctcctctctcctcctaacAGTTCGCCAACCTGGCCACCTCGCTGAACCCCCTAGACCCAGACAAAGGTCAGGCTCGTGCGGGACAGGGCAGGGCACGGGCTGGAGCGAAGGAGGtggcagggctgagggctgagggctgaagGCTGAGGATTCCATGCCCTGCGCTGAGAGGTTCTGGTCCCTGTATctcagatgaggaggaagaggaggaggaggagagtgagGACGAGCTGCCACAAGACATCTCGCTGGCAGCCGACGGCGAGTCTCCTGCGCTAGGCCCCGAGGCCCTGGAGCCACCAGCCAAGCTTGCGCGGACAGACACGCGTGGCCTCTTCGTGCAGGCGCTGCCCACCAGCTAAGCCCGCGGCCTCCACGGCCTCCCCAGCCCCGCCCGCCCCCCGCCACTCCTCCACGCTAGGGTCCCCCGCACAGCTTCTGTGGCTTTGCTGTCCCCATTCCAGCCTcagccagggtggggagggggcctcCGAGACAGGGAAGGCAAGGTGGTCCCCGCCCCCAATGGGGCCGGCACAATCACAGGGCCGGGGAAAGCCACAGCTGCAAACTCTGACACAAAAGATGTGCCTTAAAGGAACCCGCCGCTGTGCCCATGTGCCCTTTGGGGCAGCTAGCCCGGCCCCTTGACCCCAAGGCAAcagcctctcccttcccccgccccacccttagggggcaggcaggcaggccccCCTCCCCTGTTAACTTATTCAGCTCGCTGGCTTTGCACAGCCTGTCCTGGGCCCAGCCAACCCTGGGCCCAGCCAGCCTTGGGTCCTGGGTGGGCACAGGTGGGCATCACCTAGGGACCTTCCCCACCACAGTCAGCAGCAATCCTgggacccctccccccaacaatCCCACCGCTCCCTCCTCCTTAGTATAAGTGCAATTAAAGCCGTAGGTGTCACAACTTCTTCAGAGCTGGGTCCTCCCTTGCCCCACAGCCCTAAAGGGGGGCACTGCCCTGCCCGGCTCTGGGGAGGGTGGCACAGGACACTGCCTCCAGCTTCCAAAGAGCAGCGGGCTGGGCCTGGTGCTCTAGCCTGGAGGAGCCTGCTGCAGGCAGCAGGGCCTGGAGTGGCCTGCCCATCATGCGTGGGCTCCACTCGCTCAGATCCAAGACCCCCGCATCCGCAGCTGGTTTGTATGGaacctccctgcttctccatgCTGTGCACCCGCCCCCACATAACTATTGTGTGATTTGTGAGTGCCGCCCAAGTGGAGTCAGTTAACTTGGGTTTTTTTCCAACCATCATGGCCTTATCTGTTCTGGTTTTCTCAGTGTTTTCAACCTGTAAGATAGATGTTTATGGCAaaatcaaaaaaaagaaaaaaaatgacctatTGTATAAAAATCACTATTTTGTGTGCTCCACAGTGCTGCAAGCTTTTGGGGTGGCTGCCCACTCCCCTCCATGCCCTTGGGCCTTCCTCCCAGCAGTGAAAGTGTGGTAGTCTAGTGCACCAAGCCGTTTTCTACCTTTTTGTAGTCTTTCTTAAAACAATAAACTCTGCTGTGATATTTGGTGACTGCTGACTTGAGGACCTTAGGGGCACCTTGGGGCTAGGGCTCCAGTTGCCCCAATCACAGTAAAGAACACAGTGAggttcagaaataaaacatttattacatGAAGAGGAATAATTGGGGGCGGAAGGGGGGGTTGACCACGATGTTTGCCACCTCAGGTTGGGAAGGCTGGGGGGTAGAGGGGCAAGAATCAGGGTCTATTCAGCCTCCCAGGGGCAATATCCACACCTGTGGCCTGGGAAGGGGGCAAATACACAAGGAGCCAAGGCCCATGCCCAGTGCAAGATGAAGGTGGGCACTCCTGGCTGGTGGGACAGGGGactcctccctctgtcccttcccaACTTAAATAGGCATAAATAAGAAGCATCCAGACTCTCAGGCCACCAAGGGCTGCCCCCGCCCAGCCCCCTTCCCACAGCCTAACACTAGTGGCAGTCGTTGGGCAGCTGGCCAGCCAAGAAGAGGCTGCCAGGAAGGCGGCCAGCTCCCAGGCTGCAGAGGTAGTTGGAGTCAGTGTCCAGGCGGGCCAGACCCTCACAGCACAATCCACGTGTATCGCTCACTGTCTGCCAGAACCTTCAATGAGCACCCTGGGGGGAAGGGTTGGGAGAGACTATGGAGTTTGCAGGATGATGGTAGGGGCCTGCTTTTTTCCTAAACCTAATTTGGGCCCAGAAGTTTCTGGAAGCCAGGTTCCCTGCTGTGCTATCTCAGCCTCCTGCCACCCAATTAACGTctgctgaatgaatgagcaaCTGGCTGGGAGTCCCCAGGTGCCAAGACCGCCAGGCCCTCTCCAAGCTGGACCCCAGGCATGGCCTGGCTAGGCTGCCGCCCTCCCTACACCCCAATTTCAAGGCATCCACTAGCATAGCCAGCGTGCTTGTCCACTGAACAGTACAGGAGTCAGTGTCTACTCTAGGCCCAGACTGCCAGTGGGATAACCACTTCTGTCCTACTGTCACTGGGTCACAGGACCCACCTTTGTGCAGTGCCTCGTTAGTCATCCTGTTGACGTAGCGGCCGCTGTTCTCTGGCACCAGCCACTTCATGACCATGTCCACACAGCTCTTGCGATACGAGCTCCAGACACTGCCGCTGAAGGCAAGAGGATGAGGACTCGCATCACTCTGCCACCAACCCCGTGCCCTGGCCCTAGTTTGGCCTTACCTGGTCTGCCCTTTGACTTCAGTGAGGTCGCCCACACTGACTGTCATGAAGATGCCTGTGTTGAGGTCCCATGCTACCTTGAGGCTGGTATGATAGGTCTTTGGTCTGGAGGGAGATGTGGAATAGAGGAGAAAAGGGTGGGACCACAGCTCCCCTAAACTGGGACCCAGGCTGCCCTCACGGCTTTTGTCTGTGGAGCAGTAACACAGTACCTGATCCAGGTTTGGGGGGCAGGGAGTCTTCTCACATCCCCCCTCTCCCACACTGAAGGGTCTGAGTGTGGCCCTCTGCTGGACAAGGGCAAGATCCCTGCCCACTCACCGGAGCTGGCCTTCCTCAGTTGGGGATGGGAATGCCAGGAGCAGCAGGCCAATGTTAATTAGGACCTGGTTGGTTTCCGGGCAGACCTGGGGAATGAAGGGTAAATGGTGACAGCTACTGAGAGTGAGCTCCAGAGCAAACAGGCCCTGGACCCACTTTTTCCCTGTCCTGGGCCCACCTCCAGAATGACGATGTCATAGTCGCTGAAGGAACAGAACTGGTGGCCCCATGTGGCATCATGGCGGATGACTTCATTGATGACATACTCAAAGTCCAGCGTGAGCTGCTCCACTGTCAGATACTGACCCTGTGGGCAGCAGGCAAAGGGGCGGGGGAAGACTGTGCCACCCCAGCAGGCTCGCTGGGGCTACCCCCTGTCCTGTCTGCCCAGCACCTACCTGAACAGCAGCCCGCTCCCGCATGGGCCTCAGACTGCGACCACGGAGATCAGTCACCACAAAGGGCAAGGAGATCTTGTCATCCTCGAACTCTGAGGGGGCAGGAAGTAGGAGTAGGGGTAGCAGAAGGCCTAAGGCCCACTCCGGGCCAACCTACCATGCCCGGGGCCCTGCCTGCTGGGACTCCCTGCTTACCATCCTCTGGCTCTGTCCCTTCGCCAGACCCCAGCACATAATACAGCTTGGTGTAGTTGACATAGCCAGGCTCAGGGGCTGGCTCCTCTGCAGCGGGGGGGCTGTCCCGTGGCGCCACCTCCCCACCTGGGGCTAGAGGCTCAGAGGATAGGCGGCAGCAGCTGCCTGAAGTCTCTTGGCAGGAAGGTGACCGGGCTTCTTCTGAGGTACCACCCTTGGCCTCTTTGGCCCTGCGGAAGATGTCGGCCACAAACTCCTTGGCTTTGGCGATGGCGGGTGAGGGCTCAGCGACCCCAGAGGGCCAGGTTGGGGCTGCCTCggggctgagggtggggagggctgggggcacCTCTGGACTCTGGGGctcagaggggctgggaggggccagGGGGTAGGTGGTGTGGTCATACAGGATTTGGCAGAAGCTGCTATCACCTGgaacataaaaaaagatgaaaaagatgtGAGGATGGGGGGTATCAGTAAGAGCTCAAGTCCAGGGCTCTCTCCCACCCTGAGGGATTCTAATAAATCCTGtactaaataattaatataaaacaccCAGAAGAGGAAAAGGCCTTtaatatgcatgcacacatgaaCACATTCATTCTAACCTTATTCTTGAACACCTATATGCCACATACTGAGGACACAGGAATAAAcaagtcagacaaaaaaaaaccctgcctttGGGGAGCTGACAGTCTATGGTGACAGCAGATAAAAagccacataaaaaataaaaaacaagcaaaacaaacaaagccacatAAGTTTGAAAGTTTACTACTCTCCATCCTCCCCAATGGGAACCAGACAGGTATAGAGACAGCCTGGCTGAACCCAGCCTGTCTCTGCATGACTAGGGCTACACACCCCTCTGGGGAATGTGGGCTCAGCATGGAGAACCCCACCATGCTCACTGAACTAAGCAGCACCAGAGCTGGGCCTGTGCCCAAACTGCATCCACTGCCTCCTTTGGGTCCCCACAAGCAATGGGGGTTGGAGAGTGGTGTTCCTTTCGGTTCAGAGAAACTCATCCAAGGCTGCACCATGAGATAATTTGAGCCCACCAAAGCACTCCTCCTATCCACCAGAGTGGTGGCATTTGAGGGTGAGGGGGATGAGAATGGAAAATGGCCAAGTCAAAACTCTCCTTCTGTCAATACCCTCCTCCAGTGAGATGAGTATTAGACATTAGGGACAGTGCCCTCCCCTGGGCTGGGTGCACATGGCTAATTCCTGCCTTATGTGGTCCTCATAACAGGACCGACGACTGTGAGGGATAGGAGCATCGGCCCCATCCAGGGTAGGGATCGTAGCTTAGTAAGGGGCAAGCCTCACCAACACGGGCACAGGCTGCCAGGGCAGGGGTGGATGTCTCTGATGGGCCCAGACACAAGGTGCCCTGGTCCTGGCTGTTCTGtgggttctgttttattttttcaaattctaagagaaaatttatttagaaagttacagaagtgagccagctgggctggctctgtaggctcaggaaacaagttacagaagcaaaagaagggcccttggagtttAGGAGAAAAGCAAAGGTTAACATGCCTGGAGGAAGAAGAGTCAGGGAAATGCTGAGGGAGAGGGAGTTTGCCTGTGGGCTCTGTTTTAGATGTTTAGTCCTCTCTTGATGCACAGTCCTCCTGCCCCAGGGGCACCCTTTTAACATAGTGGGCACCTTCTTATTTGACTGAGTTCTTGCAAATTTTGCATAAATTCTTAATTTATGCAGGTTATTTGGTTATAGATCTTgtgtttcgcctgacctgtggtggcgcagtggataaagtattgacctggaatgctgaggttgcaggttcgaacccctgggctttcttggtcagggcacatatgggagttgatgcttcctgctcctccctccttctctctctcctctctaaaatgaataaattcttgcctgacttgtggtggcgcaatggatggagcgtcgacctggaacgctgaggtcgctggttcaaaaccctgggcttgcctggtcaaggcacatatgggagttgatgcttcctgctcctccctcccccttctctctctctctctctctcatatcctatctcctctctaaaaattaataaaagaaaaattttaaatgaataaagtctttaaaaaatatttaaaaattaaaaagatcttGTGTTTCTTTTGCATTTGTGAACAACTTTGAGACATGCTCCCTGGACATGATGCTGGCTGGATCTCTCACTGGGTCTGCTGATCTGAGAAACAAAccttccttcctctgcctcctgcaTCCTCAAGAAAGCAGACCAGGTGGCCCCTAGCTCCCACCACCACAGACTTGGAAATGCACAGGAGCAGGCTGCTGGGCCTAAGTCACACTCTGTTGACATGTGGCCCTGGAAGGGTGAGGCCAGTCAGTGGCATTATCCAGCTTTCTAACACTTGCCACTCTGTCAAGGgtcatcaccttttttttttttttgtatttttctgaagttggaaacggggaggcagtcagacagacccccacatgcgcccgactccggcatgcccaccaaggggcgatgctctgcccctttggggcgtcactctgctgcaaacagagccagtctagtgcctgaggcagaggccacagagccatcctcagcgcccgggcactttgctccaatggagccttgactgcgggagaggaagagaaagacagagaggaaagagaaggggaggggtggagaagcagatgggcgcttctcctgtgtgccctggccaggaatcgaacccgggactcctgcacgccaggctgacgctctaccactgatccaaccggccagggccatcaacttctttttgtgtgtgtgtgatagagacagagagaaggacagataggaacagacaggaaggaagagagatgagaagcatcaattcttcgttgtggcaccttagttgttcattgattgctttctcatatgtgccttgaagggggggctacagcagaccgagtgaccctttgctcaagccagcgaccttgggctcaagctggtgacctcggagtttcaaatctgggtcctccacatcccggtccgacgctcttatctactgtgccacagcctggtcaggcaagggtcaTCAACTTCTGATCTTCACTGGTGGCATTTTTCTGATTACCAAAGATGTAATATGGCCATCTGTCCACTAACCACTCCCTAAACCTCTGAAAGCAGTACTGTATAGTCTAGCATGATAATTGCTGGCCACATATGACTTTAAATATAACTAAATTAAATGGTCAGACACTCAGTTCCTTGGTCACATGAGCCACTTTCATGTTCCTACTGGTGGCAGCTATAGTGGACACAGATATGGAACATCCCAGCCCCATGGAAAGTTCTAGTGGACACTGCTGAGGTGAGACATACTGGGTTTGGATCCCAGCATCCCCATTTCGTGGCTATGTGATCTTGGATGAGgcacctctccaagcctcagtctaTTCTTGTCACATGGGGGTAGTCACAGGACAACCCTGCAGGGCTTACAGTGAATGCTGAGACTATCATCGGACCTGGGGGCCTACCTGCCGAGTGGACTGAGACAGCGCAAGCCACCAGGGAGTAGCTGGTGTTGAGCAGTACCACCTGGTCCTTCTTGAGCTGGAAGGCGGGCTGGAAGGTGGGGAAGGGGTACACCACCTGGTACTTTGTATGCAGCATGAAGCCATGTCGCAGGCACTGCACACTTGGGTCACCTGCAGCAACATATGCCCATGGACTCAACCGCCACCTGGGAATAGGCTGGCAGCCCAAGCTCCAAAGCCCCAACCCCTCACCTGGATGGGCCCGGCTGGCTTCTCGGCAAGCAGCACAGtggcctggtggtggcacagccACTGTGCTGATATAGATGTCACGGTGGTTCTCGTCACTCATCATCATCATGTTCATAAGCATTCCATTGGCAGAGCGGGTGCTAGGGATCAGCACAGCCTCAGCTTGCTGGCCCATATACCCTCCcctacccacccccaccctaccAATCCCCGAGCCTCACTTGAAGCCAAAGACGATGACCTTGGAGGCATCGCTGGGCCACTCACACACAGTCAGGTACAGGTCACTATAGATCTCCTCATCCTGGAAGAGGCGCACCTGCCGGACCTGAGCAGTACTTTTGTGTTAGTGAGGGGTAAAAGGTAAAGGCCCACAGGATCCCGCCAGAGGCTGCACAATGCTGGGCTGGAATTGAGGCCAGTGCTGAGCCGGCGGAAGCACCCCTCGGGTGGTATTTCAGGCCAAGGAGCAACAAGAAGCCCCCAGCCCACACTTCTCTGCCTTCCTGAGGATAGGCTGGGAAGATAGCCTTCccaaatgggaaaagaaacaggaagacTGGAAGTAACCCACGGAAGCCCTGCTCCAGAAGAGGAGACTCGGACAGACCAATTGGTTCCAAGCCCCATCCACCCGAAAACCCATTCACTTCACTGAGCTCATGTGTAAACTGGGGTAACAGCACCGACCTCCTAGAGTGGGGGTGAGGGTTCAAGGAGTCAGGGTCAGGACTAAAGCCAGTGTGGCAACCCACTTGGTCATAACAAAGCTAACAGGCCCCACCTAAGCCTGTGAGGTTGTGAGTTATATACATAGCGAGTTCTATCGGGTATATATGCTGAGTTGAACAACATACAATTACCACTATTTACCCATTTTCAACTCtaaaaatggcaatttcatgTAGTTTGACCTAACATGAAGCCTTGACCATGACCCAATGAGCAcactatctccattttacaaaaaaGGAATCTGAAGGTCAGAGAGGTGGCGTGATTTGGTGGGGTCATGCTATTGGGCACCAGGCCTGGCCCTACCAGCTTCAGCTTGCTGTGGACGTTGAACTCCCACCAGTACAGATGGTAGATGTAGAAGGAAAAGTCGTCATCCCCACTGCTGCTGGTGTAAGAGAGAACGTACCGGCCACACTTGGAAAAGCCCAGGAAGATATGTCTGGTGGGACAGAGGGCAGATGGGCCAGGTCAGGGCCAGCCTGCCACCCCACCCAGCCACCCCACTGCCCGGCCTTAGCCTCACCCTGCATAGAGGAAGTCCTCATCCACGATGTTCTTAAGGGAGACACAGACCCTGGGTGGCAGCTTCCGGAATAGGCGAGGGGAGAGCTGcccactgatctgaggaaggggggTGGCCAGGGCTCATGAGATGCCATCAGGCAGAGGCCAtctgcagccccccagtcccctcccccaAGGTAGAACAGCACCGCACACAGGCCCACTCCATGCCAATCATAACAATCAAGGGTGGTCCAAGCTCTGGAAGGCAGGATCAGCTGGGAGAGATGGATGAGTTGGACTTCTCGAGTCTCCCTCCACCAGGGACCCAGGTCATCCTCCCACTCCTGTACTTCATCAGCTTCGGGGTGCCTCTTGCCCAAGGCCCCAAACTCTGAGAATCAGCACTGGCATCACCCCCTCCCCTTGTAGGAAGGTTCCTCAGACACCTCTGGTCACACTGGGCCAGATACCTGGCTGCCTTCCTGAAGGCACACTGAGCTATGGATGTTCTTGACTGCTAAGGAGGCTGGGATGGGGGCTTGATCAACCGCACTCACCTGTCTTTGACCCACTAGCCTATGCATGGGTTGCCTGAGCCCCTTGGGGCAGCCCTGGCCTCACCTGGGGACCAATCAAGGCAGACAGAAGGTGGAGATGACCAGTGACCCTCCAATTCCTTCAAATCCCCCCATCTCAATTAACTTAGCCTTCTTCCAAtcaattttttcatttccaaaacTTCACCAAGAaaggatggggggtggggacaaCAGAAAAGCACAAGCTTGTGCTTGGTAATCAAGGCACCCTGGGTCCTGCTACCCAATATGACGGAAGATACACAGTCCTGCCCCCAAGAAAGTCCAGTCTAATGTGAAAGAGAACCTTGTCTGGGGAGCTCCCTGGCCAATGGGGGAGACAGCCCAGCGGGATCCTAGTCCAATGGAACAGCCCTGTCAGTAGGGCCAGGCTGACAAGGAAGACTCGATACCCATCCAGGGAGCTTCCAAGCTAAGGGTGGAGCCACAGCCCAGCCCAGGGAGCTGCCAGGCTGAGGGTGGAGACTGTCCCTGCCCCAGGGAGCTCCCGTCAAAAGTAGGAGACACGGTCAGTCTAACAGAGAAGACGCGCTCCCTATCCAGTGACACAGTATTGACCCAACTAGTGCTAATCTAACCTCAGATTCACAACTCTCTGCCCTCGCAGAGCTCCCAAACTAACGGGGGAGAGATCCGGGCACACTGAAAATTTACagtctgatggggggggggggggcagctcagGTGGCTTCCAGTCTGAGAGGAAAGAC is drawn from Saccopteryx leptura isolate mSacLep1 chromosome 1, mSacLep1_pri_phased_curated, whole genome shotgun sequence and contains these coding sequences:
- the DCAF15 gene encoding DDB1- and CUL4-associated factor 15: MKMAPSSKSERNSGAGSGGGGPGGAAGKRTAGRRREHVLKQLERVKISGQLSPRLFRKLPPRVCVSLKNIVDEDFLYAGHIFLGFSKCGRYVLSYTSSSGDDDFSFYIYHLYWWEFNVHSKLKLVRQVRLFQDEEIYSDLYLTVCEWPSDASKVIVFGFNTRSANGMLMNMMMMSDENHRDIYISTVAVPPPGHCAACREASRAHPGDPSVQCLRHGFMLHTKYQVVYPFPTFQPAFQLKKDQVVLLNTSYSLVACAVSVHSAGDSSFCQILYDHTTYPLAPPSPSEPQSPEVPPALPTLSPEAAPTWPSGVAEPSPAIAKAKEFVADIFRRAKEAKGGTSEEARSPSCQETSGSCCRLSSEPLAPGGEVAPRDSPPAAEEPAPEPGYVNYTKLYYVLGSGEGTEPEDEFEDDKISLPFVVTDLRGRSLRPMRERAAVQGQYLTVEQLTLDFEYVINEVIRHDATWGHQFCSFSDYDIVILEVCPETNQVLINIGLLLLAFPSPTEEGQLRPKTYHTSLKVAWDLNTGIFMTVSVGDLTEVKGQTSGSVWSSYRKSCVDMVMKWLVPENSGRYVNRMTNEALHKGCSLKVLADSERYTWIVL